TTTATGGAATGGTGCCATCTGGCTATAAAGCTAAGTATCCAAATGCAACCGTTGTTGAACAAGGGAAATGGAATACATTCGACAGACCGGATGTTTTGTCTCCATTGGATCCTGAATTTGATCGTCTGGCTCGTATCTGGTACGATGAGTATACAGCTCTATTTGGTAAAACAGATTATTATGCTGGGGATCTGTTCCATGAAGGAGGTAAGACCGGAGGATTGGATGTTACGGCTTGTGCCCGATCTGTAGAAAAAGCGATGTTGACTTCTAATCCCGATGCAGTGTGGGTGCTTCAAAGTTGGGGGCCAAATCCTGTTCCTGAGTTGTTGAAAGGATTGAGTCCTGAACATGCATTGGTTGTAGAGCTATGTGCGGAATATTGGCATCGTTGGAAAGATAATGGGGGATATGATGGGATACCTTGGGCCTGGTCGAATATTTCTAACTGGGGTGGGAATATTGGACTTCATGGCAGATTGGATGCTATCGCTTCCGAACCGTTAGATGCATTACATGATAAACAAGCATCGAAGACATTGATCGGAATTGGCTTTACTCCAGAAGGTATAGAAACCAATCCTGTTGTTCCGGCTTTGTGGAGTGATATGGTCTGGAACAGCAAAACGTTGGATATGGAACAATGGATACAGAAATATGCCCAATATAGATATCATAGCGTATTACCATCTTTACAAGAAAGTTGGAATGGATTTTATAAAACGGTGTATGGGACTTATCCAGGTTCACGTCGTCCTTCAGAACCTGTTTTCTGTGCAGAACCGTCTTTGGGCGTCAAAACAGTATCTTCATGGTCTCAATGCAAAATTTATTATGATCCGAATCTTTTTGCTGATGCTTGTAAGACCTTTTTACAGGATGCTTCTGCCCTTAAAGGAAATAAAAACTATGAATATGATGTGGTTGATATGGTTCGCCAATACATTTCAGATTTGGGTCGAAGTTCTTATGCTCGAATACAAGAAGCTTGGAAAAATAGAAATCGTGAACTTTTTGACAAAGAAACTAAACGTTTTCTTCAGTTAATAAAAGACCAGGATCGGTTGTTGCTGAGTCATCCTGCTTTTTGTCTTCAATCATGGTTAGAATCAGCCCGTAGTGCAGGATCAACTCCTGGTATTAAAAGTCAATATGAATATTATAATAAACTGATTGTTACGTCATGGGATACGGTAGATGGTAGTTTAAATGATTATACTCATCGTGAGCTAGGCGGTCTTTTAGGTACATATTATTATAAGAGATGGTCTTTATATTTTAATTATTTGAATCAAGCGTGGGATAATCCTTCTCTACCGGAACCGTATATGTTCGGAGTGACAAAGACATGGCTGTATGAAAAATTGGGTGATACTATATTGTCATCAAGTAATAATCCGGTTGATACAGCATCTGAAATTTTTAATAAATACTATCAGTAAATATCTTTAGACTTCATTATGTAGTATTATTTATTAACAGAATTAGGCTTGTTTATTTAATAGATATATTTACTTTTGTTTCTGATGTGAAACTTGGTTTCGTATCAGAAACAAAAGATACTCCTTAAAAAGATGGTAACACAGATTGAAATTGAAGAGAAAAACACTGCAAAGTATAATATTCCGATGCTTGAAAAGAGCTTCGAGCTACTGGAGTTTTTGGTGAATTACCCTAGTGGTTTACCCATGCAGGAAATTGTAAATCTGCTAGATACTCCTAAAACGACTATATATCGTCTATTAAATTCGTTGCAAAGTATGGGCTATCTGACAAAAGATATTGATACACAGCGTTATTTCTTGTCTAAACGATTCTTAAGACTGGGACTGGCAGCTTTGGGTGAGTCAAATATAGTAGAACAGTCGTTGGCGCCTATGCGTGCCTTGCGTGATACTATTAAGGAAAGCGTTATGTTAGGCGTTTTTATGGAGAACCGGGTTGTTTTGCTTGAACAAGTATTAGGTTCACACAATTTCACCTTTTTATTACGCCCAGGTACAAGTTTCTTTCTGCATGCTTCTGCACCAGGTAAACTCTTTTTGGCTTATCTTTCAGATGAAGAACGTGAGAAAGCATTACAGATGATTCAATATAAGACTTTTAACAAACGTACAATTTCTTGTGAAGAACAAATGAGAAAAGAAATAAATCATATCAAGAAAGTTGGTTATGCCGTTGATCTGGAAGAAGAAATGGCTGGTGTGCATTGTATAGCAACACCGATATTTAACCAATTCGGCAGTATCGCAGCAACCATTTGGACTTCAGGTCCATCCGGTCGATTGGAAAAAAAGAAATTCCCGGAAATTTCGAAAGAATTAATCCGGACAGCTGATATTATCTCTGCTAACCTGGGATATATTCATAAATAATTATTAATTTCTAAATACGGACACCATGAAAAAGTACAGCAAATTTATCGTCTTATTGGCGACAGTCTGCATAGGGGGAATACAACTTTCCGCCGAGCAAATGGACCCGAAAAAAATTGTACTTACTACTAAAGCCAAAGAACAATTAGCCGGAAAACAAATATTGTATATAGAACGGGAGCAGTATGCTCCGGATCACCATAATACCGCAACTCTTTTCCAGAAAGGAGAAATCAATGAAAATAAGTTTTTTCCCGGAGGAGCCATGCGTATTTTCGATGTGAATACAGGGAATACGACTACGTTGATCGAACTGAAAGACGGAGTTGTTCGCGATCCGGAACTTTCTTTCGACGGGAAAAAGATTATTTTCTCCATGCGGAAAAACAAAGATGATTTCTATCATATCTACGAAATAAATACGGATGGTAGTGGATTAAAGCAACTGACTTATGCAGAAGGTGTATCCGATATAGATCCTTTATATTTACCCGATGGTGGAATTATATTCAGCTCCACTCGTCAGCCGAAATATTGTATGTGTAATCGCCATATTATGTGTAATTTATATCGGATGGAAGCAGATGGGGCAAATATTACACAGATTGGAGTCAGTACCTTGTTCGAAGGACATTCCTCCTTATTAAGTGATGGCAGAATCCTGTACGACCGCTGGGAATATGTAGACCGTAATTTCGGAGATGCACAAGGTTTATGGACTGTTAATCCCGACGGCACCAAACATTCCATCTACTATGGGAATAACACCCAATCTCCCGGAGGGGTAATCGATGCCCGTCAGATACCGGGAACAGATCAGGTAATTTGTATTTTTGGTTCTTGTCATGACCGTCCGTGGGGGGCTCTAGCTATCATAGATAGAAAAAAAGGGGTAGACGGAGTGGAACCAGTCGTACAAATTTGGCCGGAAGAAAGCCGGAAACTTGTTGGAAAAGGGGATTTGGATTCATTCAAATGGATTGAGTATCTATTCGAAGATCCTTATCCTTTAAATGAAAACTTCTTCCTAGCTTCCCGCACCATCTGGGCCAAACCCGGAGGCTGGATGCATGTCGATTCTAAGTCCGGCATTTATCTGGTCGGAAGGGACGGTACGCAGGAACTGATTGTTGAAGGAAACAGAAGCCTTTTTGACCCAATGATTATTGAATCGCGGCATAAGCCTCACGCAATTCCTTCTAATCGCAATTATACGGACAACAAAGGAACGTTCTATGTACAGAACGTTTACCACGGGACTCATATGGCAGGAGTGGAACCGGGCACCGTCAAATATCTGCGTGTCATAGAATCTCCGGAGAAAAGAACATGGACAAAGAATGGATGGGGAGGGCAGGGAGAACAAGCTCCTGCAGTCAACTGGCATAGCTTTGAAAATAAGCGTATTTTGGGAGAAGTCCCCGTTGAAGAAGACGGTTCTGCTAACTTCGAAGTTCCGTCCGGCACATTTGTATTTTTCCAATTGCTGGATAAAGATAAAAAGATGATTCAGTCCATGAGGAGCGGCACAATGGTCATGCCGGGAGAAATAAACGGTTGTATCGGTTGCCATGAAGATCGTCTGAGTGTCCCCAGTGCAATGGGAACCAGACCATTGGCTCTTAAGAAAGCACCGGTAAAATTGAACGGATGGCAGGGAGAAGCTCCTAAAAAATTTTCGTTTATGGAAAAGGTTCAGCCTATCCTGGACAAGAATTGCGTGCGTTGCCACGATTTTGATCCAAAGAACCGTGACAAACTCGTATTGGCAAAAGATAAAAATCCATTCTTTAATGCGGCCTATGTCAACCTATATGTAAAAAAAGAGATTACCCTTATTGGTGGCGGACCGGCTCCGATACAAGACCCTTATTCCTGGGGGTCGCATGCCAGCAAACTGACTAAAGTAATCGACAGTAACCATCAGGGAGTCAAATTATCCCCCAAAGAAAAAGAGGCTCTTTACACCTGGATGGATTTGAACGGTGTCTATTATCCG
This is a stretch of genomic DNA from Parabacteroides chongii. It encodes these proteins:
- a CDS encoding IclR family transcriptional regulator yields the protein MVTQIEIEEKNTAKYNIPMLEKSFELLEFLVNYPSGLPMQEIVNLLDTPKTTIYRLLNSLQSMGYLTKDIDTQRYFLSKRFLRLGLAALGESNIVEQSLAPMRALRDTIKESVMLGVFMENRVVLLEQVLGSHNFTFLLRPGTSFFLHASAPGKLFLAYLSDEEREKALQMIQYKTFNKRTISCEEQMRKEINHIKKVGYAVDLEEEMAGVHCIATPIFNQFGSIAATIWTSGPSGRLEKKKFPEISKELIRTADIISANLGYIHK
- a CDS encoding alpha-N-acetylglucosaminidase, which translates into the protein MINRKMNKIVFIISVLFLCSLSAHSQDGSDNMEAVNGLISRIMPQHKTSVDCRLNVKATKPYFKIFKSGQKLVVEGNSPVSIASGLHRYMKDYLNVSVSWTDFTPVLPDKLPLPSKVIKEESPYEFVTYMNYCTFGYTTVYWDWERWEKEIDWMALHGVTHPLSMVGVEQVWRNFLARIGYTEEETKKFLTGPVYLPWLLMGNMEALGGPMPDEWFEKQVALQHKILDRMRSYGMEPIFQAFYGMVPSGYKAKYPNATVVEQGKWNTFDRPDVLSPLDPEFDRLARIWYDEYTALFGKTDYYAGDLFHEGGKTGGLDVTACARSVEKAMLTSNPDAVWVLQSWGPNPVPELLKGLSPEHALVVELCAEYWHRWKDNGGYDGIPWAWSNISNWGGNIGLHGRLDAIASEPLDALHDKQASKTLIGIGFTPEGIETNPVVPALWSDMVWNSKTLDMEQWIQKYAQYRYHSVLPSLQESWNGFYKTVYGTYPGSRRPSEPVFCAEPSLGVKTVSSWSQCKIYYDPNLFADACKTFLQDASALKGNKNYEYDVVDMVRQYISDLGRSSYARIQEAWKNRNRELFDKETKRFLQLIKDQDRLLLSHPAFCLQSWLESARSAGSTPGIKSQYEYYNKLIVTSWDTVDGSLNDYTHRELGGLLGTYYYKRWSLYFNYLNQAWDNPSLPEPYMFGVTKTWLYEKLGDTILSSSNNPVDTASEIFNKYYQ